Within the Lacerta agilis isolate rLacAgi1 chromosome Z, rLacAgi1.pri, whole genome shotgun sequence genome, the region ATGTAACTCAGTTCTGGTTGGATGGCCGAATCTTGATTGTGCTGCTTATATACCCAAGTCTCTTCTGTGGCTGAGAGTCTCATGGCTCTTTTAGTCCCCTGCTGTGAGAAGCTATGGTGGTCAGAGTCAatctctttccctctcctgtGCATTGGTGCTTCAgcccccttctctccttcccctccaaaGCTCTATATAAGATTAAAGAGGGGCAACTGTTGCAACCTCCCAGTGCAGCATCTTTAATTTGGTTCTTAAGAGCAAGTGTGTCTGAAGAAGCAACTCTAGTTGAGTTTTAGGCAGAATCTTAAGACATACACATttggtaaaaaaagaaagaaaggaatgtaTTCAAGAGtaagaaatgtaagaaataagGAAGTACAATTCTCAATCTGTTCAGGCACTGGTTGTGGTGGGAACCTTTTGCAAAAATCTGTAAACTAATCCCACATCCAGTATGAAAAAGATACCATTTTCTGTGACTGAGTCTGTTCTGTAATTTATAGGCTTTCTAGCTTTCATGGGGTCCTTTTAACCATCCATGTAAACTGAAAGCTTCTTAATGTAAATTTCAAATGTCTCCTACATTAACTATTAGTTATTCAGTAAAACATTGTGTACAGTTAAGACAGCTTTAAAGTTTCAGTAACTTGAATCTTCCTAGTCGGGATGTAATTACATTCTATAAAAGGCTCTTGAGACTTAAGTCTCATTATTCACCCGTTTCtttactccttccttccttctttccttctggtttttcccccttttaaatagGGTTTCCTTTTAAGAATGTAGTTCATTGGCTTAAGCATAGCCTCTTAATTTCAGATAGCTGGTACAATTTTGTGTTGTGAGTCACTCTTGTTGACTGGCttaatttttttgctttgttttggcatttgtgggtggggggatgatgggtgttgtgtAGTAATGTGTGTTTtcctattgttttgttttttctcttgcaAAAAAACCtcattaattgtgtgtgtgtgtgtgtgtatgtgttttaacaATAGCGGAAAAGGAAACCCTGCCTTCAGCCCATCCCATCCATTGCTGCCTTTGAGACAAAAACAACAGAAGTCCCTGCAGGGGGAGGACAGTTCAGGTAGGCACCTATTTCTCTTgtgaacataggagccaactcctaggggctgagggggctttgcccccccaaagttgatgggcatttctattcaaatggtgtacttgcaccacatcatgtgatcaattatgaagggtggggcttacctggacccccccccataatttattcaagttggcatccctgcttGTAAACAACTTGATGCAAAAGTAATAGCCACAGCACAGAACACAGTTTTGGGTGTTTGGTTCCTCTGAAGtcgacaatagaaagctcctattACTGAAAGATCAGGGTTAGGATTAAGAACTGAGTTTGCCCCACTCTGAGTCTCTGGAACTGTAGCTGGGTCAAGCAACAATATGGCTAGTTTAATCTCATTTGTAAGAAAGGAAAGAGATGGGGATAGTATTGGGTCCTGGCTTAcgtttccttcccttcccctcccacccgTGTGATTCAGTCATTGAGAACTCTATCCCTTCTCCCAAGCCAGACAGGGTACCTTGTGATTACAACAAACTTTTGAAGCTGTTGCTCTAGATTGTTGGATGTTGCTGTGAGTATTTTGGTAGGGGAAGGATGAGCGGTTTTGGTTAATCTGAGCACCATTTGCAGAGAGAATAACTTTGATAGTGAATGCCTTTTTGTGGTGTTGCTTGGGCTGATGTGGAATAATCTTCTGACCTTCACAGTTCTACTCATACTATGCATATGTATAAGGTAGAGAAACTCTGGCTGCAGCTGTACTTGGCTATTTTATATCAAGAATTCCCCCTACCAACTACTACTGAGGCTTCAGTCCTAAGCATGGTTATTTGGAATTGAGTTCCACTTAGATTAATGAGTTTTCAGTGCCAATTAGCAACTCACGATACCTAGGCTTAAAAACATGTGTACTTGTCATTATAGCGCAGCAATTTTGAGCTATGCTATTTATGACAGCAGTTTTATACTGCCCTCTAATGGTGAAATCTTGTTAAGGGGACATTTTGTAATAATAGTGTAAAAGAGTAAAAGAATTAAAATCAAGAGTGTTTGAAAAGTTGTCCAacatcctttatatatatatctatatatatatttgtagatCAACGGCATCGTTCTAATTCATTGACAAGAGTAGATGGGCAGCCACGGGAGTCAATCCTTGCATGGCCAGAGAAGAAGCAAAGGTAATATATACTGGATGATATTGTATGGGAAAGGCACCTTAATATCTTTGCATGCTGTTGACATGTGGTATGATTTTATTGGTAAAAATGTTGATAATGGTGTTCATGCAGATAGCGTAGTAGTTTTATGGACTGATAAAAATGCAGCAAGCTACCGTTGATCCAGTGGTGAAGTGTTGAACCTGGTCATGAAAGAGTTTTGTGCCTTGTTTTCTGTGATGGGGAAGTGCATAGCATCCTCTTTCCAgtctgtaaaatggaaataataatgtcCTGTCTCAAATAATGGTTGGATTCTATCCGTGGAGTGAAAGTGATAGCGTCCTATCTCAAATAATTTTTGAATACCAATGTGTAAATAAGTTCTTGGGACATTAGCATATTATGATAATTAATGTCTTTAGAATTAGTCAGCTCTGATTCTTTTCCTTGAATTTCTGCTTCCTATGAAGGCCAAAATTCAATGAATTACACAAATTCATGTGAATTCCATAGATAGATGGGCAATTTCTGCTAATGCACCCGTATCAGTTCTAATGGACATTTTGTTACTTCTAGACCTGTTTCTCAGCCAGCACCATTTGCGCTTCATTATGCTGCAAGCAGTGATGCAGACCCTAGTTCTGGTGACAGCATTAGCTTGGCTCGGTCAATCAGCAAGGACAGCCTAGCATCAAACATTGTCAACATCACTCCAAAACAGCAGCCTCAGTTTGTACCAGTGAAAAGCGATGGGAAAAGTTTGCTGAACAATGTAGAAatagaggatgaggatgaggatgaggatgaggaatTGATTGCAGTAATCTGCCCAGATGCTACACTGAACCATGGCAACCTGGAACTTCAGAGTGTGCCAGCGAGATCACCTAGTCAAGTTGCAACCGCATGGGCTCAGAAATCACAAAGCGAAGCCTCCAAAAGCAAGACAGATAGCTTTTTCCTTGAGCCTTTAATGCCTGCAGTTCTACGACCAGCAAAGGAaaaacaatcaatcaataagGAGGATGAAtgtggggaaggaaagaagagaggCTTTGTATCAAAGAGAGTGAGTGAAGGGCCCATGGCTTTAATCCGTAAGAAAGCCAATAATAATCATGCAGATCACACCCTTGGCAGAACTTCTAGTTCAGAATTATCAGCAGTTGCTGGTTCCAGCATGGCAGATCCGTCAGTGCACTCAGAAGTCAGAGGAGAGCCCTTCCATCCCCAGGCAATTAGTAGCTTAGATACTTCATCTCTAGAACATTCCTCCACCAAAGCACACGAGGATTTGGCTTGCAGTACAAATGTTGGCTACATGAAAAGTCCAAATTCTCGCATTTCAGACACCTCATGGACAATGATCAGGCAAGATTCTGATTCAGACATTCTGGATATGGAGGAAGTCGAACAAGATTTAGTGTCAGACGACCATCCAATAATTGCCAAGTATATAGGAGAAGAGGAATCAGCAAAGCTGCAAGAAGACATGAAGGTTAAGGAACATGAAGATAAAGATGATGCCAGTGGACGTTCAAGTCCATGCCTAAGTACTATTTCTCAGATAAGCAGCTCGTCTGTGACCAGTGGGAGTGCCAGAATGACTAACTTTGCTGAACGGAAGCTTCAGAGATTGAACAACTATGAAACAAAATCCAGCACAAGCAGCTCACAGAAGACTACACCAGATGGATCAGAGTGTTGTCCTGCCCTGTTAACCACATGGAAGCAGAAGAGGGAGCAAAGCCCCAACAGGCAGAGCAAAGATAATGTTAACCTGCTGGCTTCTGAACTGGTGCAGCTTCATATGCAGCTGGAGGAGAAGCGGAGAGTAATAGaggctcagaagaagaagaaggaggtgtTGTCGGCCAGGCAACGGTTAAAACTTGGCAAGGCAGCATTCTTGGGTGTGgtgaagaaagggaaagggactgaAGTTGCTCAGCCACTTAAGCCAGAGCACTTCACAAAGGAGTATTCAAGACACAATGGGGAAGGCTTGGATGCTACTTTGAACTCTGAATCTGAGGAATGGGATGAAGACACCCTTGATGCTCTTGAAGTGCCCAAAGTAAAGGCCCAAGAAACTGTTGCTTTTGTTGAGCAAAACAATCCAAAAGAACCCACTATAGAGAAAAGCAAAATGATTTCTGCTGCACTTCTAGAAGAGAACATCGAATCTGCTGAATGTGATCTCCCCATTGAGAAACTAAATGAAGTGATCATTGCCCTCCGGCAAGATGTCCTGAAGATTTCTCGGCAACAAGAGCGTCTCATGAAACAGCCAATGGCATCATCACTGAGAGGCGTCTCTCAGGACCAAAAGATAAAAGCACCAGTTCATTTTGTCGAATCTCTGTCTCCTACTGACATGAGTAGTCTCCCTAAGCCACCATGTCTCGGTCAAGGACGGAGTCCTCACTCAGGGAGACCATCTGAACTGAAAGAGGGTAAGGAGCGTCAGCAAGCCTTGATGCGCATCAAAACCCTGACTCCTAGCACTGACACCTTGCCACACTTAAGGCAGTTTCCATCAAACAATTCATCCAAGACCCTGACTGAAGCTACTGTTGAAAATAATTTTGACCTGGACTGCACTAGAGAGAAACAGCGAGCAGGATTTACCCTGTCCACTTCCAAAGACACAAATATCCTCTCTGAGGCTCTCAAAGATGTGAATAGCAACATAGAAGACATTAGCTGTGCTTCTTGTGATAGCTCAGGGAAAGAGAACATCCCAACAGAGGAGTCCACGAGAAGCAAAGGTAGTCTTATTGAAGTAGACCTGTCTAATTTAAAAGCCCCAGATGAAGGAGGAGAAGCTGAAAGCCAAGGAGACTCCACATACCTGACTGGTGAAATTGATCAGAAGTCAGGAGTTAGTTTTTTCTTTAAGGTAAGAACAAAACAAGATAGTGTTGTTGAATACCTGATTATTTGGCACAACAGTAATCTCACCTTAACACCTACTTTTAACTGGGGTGGGCTGAATAGTTCATTTTGTACATCCCTATCCTACATGTGCTGGGTTTGGTGATGTGAGTGAGTGGGAGCATCATGCATagttagatttatttattatttaaaaatagcatGCTAATTTAATGCTTAGTGTGTTGGCATCCCTTaatatctctctccctctgtgtgtagATGTTCTGGCAAATGTGATTGAAGCAAAGGTGCAACAGTCTATTTGGCAGctcagaaatacagtggtgccccgttagacgaatgcctcgctagacgaaaaactcgctagacgaacggcattcgtctagcggaagctgctccgcaagacgaaaaagtctatggggctgcttcacaagacgaaaaattttcgtctttttttgttttgtttagcggagcgcagctgtcattgctgcttcgctagacgaaaaaccgctagacgaaaaaattcgtagaacgaattattttcgtctagcggggcaccactgtaagttgCCACAAGGGTGGTCAGCTGTACCCTGTGTTGTCAATGGGATACTTATGTGCATGAGAGGAAAGACCATTATATATCGCTTTTTGCTAACAGGCACTATCTGATGACATATTATCATTATCGTCATTTATATACCAATctttatctgaagatctcaggtgGTTTATAGTGACAGGTATTGCTGAACAATCCTACATGGGTTCAGAGGGGAATGCAGCAGTGGATTCATCACCCATCCCAACTCCTGCTGGGCTGTGCTCGCCATGGCATTAGGCAGTTGCGTGATTTTTCCTTTTCATTGTACCAGCTCCaactgactggcaacagttttGCAACCTCATTCTCCCTGTGGTGGTATTTTCTGCATAGTTGTGGCGTCTGTATGCTATATCCTGCCTTATGATGGTTTGTAATTCCCTTAGTGTTCTTTCATTACATATGTTTGATAATGAAAAGGTCACTCAGTGCAGTATATGCAAACACCTGTCTCATTTAAGATTACATAGAACTTCTAttatagggtgagctcccattgctcggtccctgctcctgccaacctagcagtttgaaagcacatcaagtgcaagtagataaattggtaccactctggtgggaaggtaaacggcgtttctgtgtactgctctggttctccagaagcggcttagtcatgctagccacatgacccggaaaaactgtctgcggacaaatgtcggctccctcagccaataaagcaagatgagcaccgcaaccccagagtcgttcgcgactggacttaactgtcagggctccTTTTTTTAAGAACTTCTATTCTCAATAATGATAGAACTCACAGGTggagaatacttttatttttatatatgtttgtgtgagtTAATACTTAATACTTTATTATCCCTTTGGCACTGCatctttgtacttttttttttgtccttccaGTCTGTGACTCTTTATAgtttacattttttattctttgttttcttgctttttgttagcacttttcttatttttgtaacaaatcaattaaaaacatttaacaaaaatgcaatgcaatgaaaaGACAGTAGAGAGTACCTGGATGTTTGCTTCACAATGTCTATGAGATTCAGtgggattattttattttctgtgttttcaGGGCCCATCTATTCCCATGATTGTAATctgttttagctgttttaaatTATCAGTTATTATAACCTGCTCAGGAACTTGCTGTTGAagggcagatgatgatgatgatgatgatatgtgtgtgtatctcaTTCCTTAATGGGACTCCAAATGGAGGGTTCCAAGCTGCTTTCTTACCCAAGCACTGACCAGATTCCAGACCGGCTTAGCTACGGAGAGGTTGCTGAAATCACCACCTTCAATTAACTGTCCTGGGGTCATACACTGCAGAGTTTGTGAGCTTAGCAAGAGGGCTGACATTTGTTGCAAATAGGGAAAATGGCAGCTCCATAGTTAAAGcagccaaaaaaatatttttctcggCTCAAAGAGATGGAAGTCATGAGATTTTCTTCATAGCCTCATACAGCATTTGATATTTCTACACCCCACAATGCAAAAACACTACTTCTCACTTGAATTTTAATTTGACAGGATGGGCAGAAAGCAGAAGACGAGCTTGCAAAGAAACGTGCTGCTTTCCTCTTAAAGCAGCAGCGCAAAGCTGAAGAGACACGCCTTAGAAAACTGCAGTTTGAGGCAGAGGCTGAACAAAAGAGAGATGAAGCCCGGTAAATTAAATTTCTTGCCACACAGTATACAGATGAGTACTTCATGCTTTTATGTTCTCACTTGAGAAATTGGTAATGATGGGATTTGAAAGCTGCCCTTTGCCTTTTCAGTCGTAAAGCTGAAGAAGACCGCATacggaaggaagaagagaaagccCGGAGAGAGCTCATCAAGCAAGAACACCTGAGAAGAAAGCACCAGCAAAACTTGGAAGAACAAGGCCGTGGGAAGCCCAAACCCAAGCCCAAGCAGCCAAGGCCAATATCTGTTCATCAGGAAGAATCCTATAGCAACTTGGAAAGAAAGTGTTCTTCTATCCGTAAGTAGCAGCACTCATTTTGGTTCCTATAACAGTATAATAAAGTAACTTTTTTCATTGTGTAACACCCTTTTTCTTTTGCCAGCTGATAATCTAAGTAGTGCTCAGTCGGGTTCTAGCCTGTCTTTGGCATCTGCAACGACAACTGAACCTGAAAGTGTTAATTCTGGTGGCGCACCTTCCAAACGGTAAGAGAAAGCATAAAGATTTAGGGATTCTGATGTTGAAACATActttggggtggggaactttgCCCAGATGCCCCATCCAGCCTGCAGTAGTAGCCATGAGCTCTCTGCAAAATAGAGATAATTGCAACTTCTAGGTAACAATAGTGTAGTAGCGACTGTCAAGAAATTGTAATGGTGCACTACTTTTAAAGTCCTCTCTATTAGTGAATGTGAAATAGTCATTGGGGCAATATAAATAAATTGTCAGTGTCATGAGTACTGTAAACAAGATTAACAAGCAATTTATTCATGAGCTCTCCCCataaaaatgtgacacacacATAAGCACTCCcttgtttttttgtgggtgtgTAGGTGCTCCattctgtatatgtgtgtgtgtctgtctttgtctttctacacacacacacacacacacacacacacacacacacacaccaatttaagAGACTATTTCATGCTTCTGACAAAGCATGCTCTAGCCCACAAGAAATATTCTAAAATAATTTGTTAGTTGCAAAtactatggattttttttaaaaaaataaagcaacttAGCATGTCTACCCCTCTGAAGCACATCTCTTTTCTGAgatagagggagagagagagagagcaaaatgtGGGGAGATGGAAAGTTGGACACActtgctttccccccaaataatatgGTAGCTATGAACACACTGCTCATGTTCTTCTGATTCTTCTGACAGAGTGAAATCAATGGAAACCTTGCCCATATTGAGCAGGAACCCAAGTCGAAACATGGAGAGAGACTGGGAAAACACCTCAGCAGCCTCTTCAGTTGCATCAGTAGCAGAATATACTGGTAAACCTAATACATTTTATCTGTACCTGTGTAATTAATGATCAGGATTATATAAATCTGGTTGCCAGTATGTTTAACAGTACAGTGCAGTCTTCATTCTGTGGTCTCATGCTGAGGCCCTATGAACAAAAAGTAAGAAGCTGCTTTGAAacagtcaggccattggtccatctagttcttctcagagtagactcattgtaATTAATGAACCTTATTGATGTCCatcaattttaatgggtctactcttgagtaggactaacactggatacaaccctgttTAATGGGACTTTTATCATGGGATTTAGAAGCTTTGCAAACTTGCAAATTTGCCTATTTAAATATTCCTAGTGAAATAAGGAAGaaatttaagtgtgtgtgtgttttttaaaaaaatctgcctttTCATAGTTGCGCAATGTAGTTTGTAACACTGATAAAGGCACATGAGGCTTTCATTTTAGCTGAGTTATCAAGTCACTTGTTTAAAATTTATCTGTTATTAGGTCCAAAGATGTTTAAAGAGCCCTGTGGCAAGTCAAACAAATCAATTATCCACAATGCTATTTCCCACTGCTGTCTTGCTGGAAAAGTGAATGAGCCTCACAAGAATTCTATACTGGAGGCAAGTATTTCTGAAAACAAGAGTTTTGGAATTGGTCAGTTGATTTCCATGCCCATTGTTTGATGTCTTCCAAGCATATCAGTACACACTAATAATATATTACATATAATTTTAAGTATAAATGCAACTCTTTGTAACATGCACAGTTAGCATTGGTTTTAAaaattttgcttgttttttactTTGTTACTGTCCCCATATTGAATAACCCTGATCCCTGGGACACAGTGCATTTGCAGTGTGGATACTTCATATGGAAAGCTCTTGAGTGGCCAGCTTGCTGGTGTGTAATGCAGGTCAAGCTTAAATCATAATCGACTGGTTTATgcataatgctaaactgtggtttattaaaCTGTGGCTTATATGGTTTCTTAAATAATGGCTTAGTGTTTTATGTGTAAGGTTTGACCAGCAACTTATAGATTATTTactgcaaggatggggaatctgtggccttccaaatagATGCTTCTCAAACTGAAAACTCAAACTCATCAGTGGCAGATCTTGGTATCTCAAATTTAAGTGATGCCAAAATCTGGCACGCATCCCCGCCACCTCTTGCTTTCCATTGGATGTCTTAGTTGTGGTGCCTACTGCAACACCCCAGAAGCTCCatgcccagtgtgaccaaaccagTCATGCCCTCTTAGATCTGCCTTTGCTCTCTTCAGTCCCAACttgcatgaccaatgatcagagAAGATGGGAAGTTCCCCACTGCTGGCTTACTACCAACAACCCACTGAAGTCATGTTTGTTGTTGGTTTTCGGACTTTAATTTAACTATGGCTTGGTGTTACATTGAATCCAGTACTCGGTTTGTTTGGCCACTCCACTCCAGAAACTCATCAAACTACAAAAGCATGAGGAAAGAAAATACAACAGACTTGGGAGGAAAAAGCCAGTGTTTGTTTTATCAATTGTGGCACAACTTGTGGTTAACTCATGGCTTGTTTAAAAGAATCATTGCTTAGTGTTATGCAAACCAGGTCATTGTGGCACTGCAATTTAGAAGTACCATATGTATTTCCTGACCTTCATCTTGGGTATGTTAGACATTGCCAGCAGTGTGCTGGGCTCATTTAGCAG harbors:
- the CAMSAP1 gene encoding calmodulin-regulated spectrin-associated protein 1 isoform X2, giving the protein MADVDACAGGDSTRRKMDALADSAAEIVPLELYDSARAKIAANLQWICAKAYGIDNIPDELKDPFYIDQYEEEHIKPPVIKLLLSSELYCRVCSLILKGDQVAALQGHQSVIQALSRKGIYVMESDDTPVSELDLSCAPIKMSPHMAMIDALMMAYTVEMISIEKVVESVKCFSTFSASKELPYDLEDAMIFWINKVNLKMREITEKEVKLKQHLLESPGHQKSPSKWYWKLVPVRYRRDHLSNRQLPFFPLLEDLMKDCSDGAALLAVIHYYCPEHMKLDEICLKEVTSIADSIYNIQLLREFSNEYLSKCFYLTLEDMLYAPLVLKPNMMVFIAELFWWFENVKPDFVQPRDLQEVKDAKTMLQQKSSRLPLPISNATKRSFMVNPAASSSADVQLPVQLPLESCNRCFNNSGKGNPAFSPSHPLLPLRQKQQKSLQGEDSSDQRHRSNSLTRVDGQPRESILAWPEKKQRPVSQPAPFALHYAASSDADPSSGDSISLARSISKDSLASNIVNITPKQQPQFVPVKSDGKSLLNNVEIEDEDEDEDEELIAVICPDATLNHGNLELQSVPARSPSQVATAWAQKSQSEASKSKTDSFFLEPLMPAVLRPAKEKQSINKEDECGEGKKRGFVSKRVSEGPMALIRKKANNNHADHTLGRTSSSELSAVAGSSMADPSVHSEVRGEPFHPQAISSLDTSSLEHSSTKAHEDLACSTNVGYMKSPNSRISDTSWTMIRQDSDSDILDMEEVEQDLVSDDHPIIAKYIGEEESAKLQEDMKVKEHEDKDDASGRSSPCLSTISQISSSSVTSGSARMTNFAERKLQRLNNYETKSSTSSSQKTTPDGSECCPALLTTWKQKREQSPNRQSKDNVNLLASELVQLHMQLEEKRRVIEAQKKKKEVLSARQRLKLGKAAFLGVVKKGKGTEVAQPLKPEHFTKEYSRHNGEGLDATLNSESEEWDEDTLDALEVPKVKAQETVAFVEQNNPKEPTIEKSKMISAALLEENIESAECDLPIEKLNEVIIALRQDVLKISRQQERLMKQPMASSLRGVSQDQKIKAPVHFVESLSPTDMSSLPKPPCLGQGRSPHSGRPSELKEGKERQQALMRIKTLTPSTDTLPHLRQFPSNNSSKTLTEATVENNFDLDCTREKQRAGFTLSTSKDTNILSEALKDVNSNIEDISCASCDSSGKENIPTEESTRSKGSLIEVDLSNLKAPDEGGEAESQGDSTYLTGEIDQKSGVSFFFKDGQKAEDELAKKRAAFLLKQQRKAEETRLRKLQFEAEAEQKRDEARRKAEEDRIRKEEEKARRELIKQEHLRRKHQQNLEEQGRGKPKPKPKQPRPISVHQEESYSNLERKCSSIPDNLSSAQSGSSLSLASATTTEPESVNSGGAPSKRVKSMETLPILSRNPSRNMERDWENTSAASSVASVAEYTGPKMFKEPCGKSNKSIIHNAISHCCLAGKVNEPHKNSILEELKKCDAKHYIILFRDAGCQFRALYCFYPETEEIHKLTGTGPKSITKKMIDKLYKYSSDRKQFNIIPAKTMSACVDALTIHNHLWQPKQPVVPKKTQTHK
- the CAMSAP1 gene encoding calmodulin-regulated spectrin-associated protein 1 isoform X5 produces the protein MADVDACAGGDSTRRKMDALADSAAEIVPLELYDSARAKIAANLQWICAKAYGIDNIPDELKDPFYIDQYEEEHIKPPVIKLLLSSELYCRVCSLILKGDQVAALQGHQSVIQALSRKGIYVMESDDTPVSELDLSCAPIKMSPHMAMIDALMMAYTVEMISIEKVVESVKCFSTFSASKELPYDLEDAMIFWINKVNLKMREITEKEVKLKQHLLESPGHQKVRYRRDHLSNRQLPFFPLLEDLMKDCSDGAALLAVIHYYCPEHMKLDEICLKEVTSIADSIYNIQLLREFSNEYLSKCFYLTLEDMLYAPLVLKPNMMVFIAELFWWFENVKPDFVQPRDLQEVKDAKTMLQQKSSRLPLPISNATKRSFMVNPAASSSADVQLPVQLPLESCNSGKGNPAFSPSHPLLPLRQKQQKSLQGEDSSDQRHRSNSLTRVDGQPRESILAWPEKKQRPVSQPAPFALHYAASSDADPSSGDSISLARSISKDSLASNIVNITPKQQPQFVPVKSDGKSLLNNVEIEDEDEDEDEELIAVICPDATLNHGNLELQSVPARSPSQVATAWAQKSQSEASKSKTDSFFLEPLMPAVLRPAKEKQSINKEDECGEGKKRGFVSKRVSEGPMALIRKKANNNHADHTLGRTSSSELSAVAGSSMADPSVHSEVRGEPFHPQAISSLDTSSLEHSSTKAHEDLACSTNVGYMKSPNSRISDTSWTMIRQDSDSDILDMEEVEQDLVSDDHPIIAKYIGEEESAKLQEDMKVKEHEDKDDASGRSSPCLSTISQISSSSVTSGSARMTNFAERKLQRLNNYETKSSTSSSQKTTPDGSECCPALLTTWKQKREQSPNRQSKDNVNLLASELVQLHMQLEEKRRVIEAQKKKKEVLSARQRLKLGKAAFLGVVKKGKGTEVAQPLKPEHFTKEYSRHNGEGLDATLNSESEEWDEDTLDALEVPKVKAQETVAFVEQNNPKEPTIEKSKMISAALLEENIESAECDLPIEKLNEVIIALRQDVLKISRQQERLMKQPMASSLRGVSQDQKIKAPVHFVESLSPTDMSSLPKPPCLGQGRSPHSGRPSELKEGKERQQALMRIKTLTPSTDTLPHLRQFPSNNSSKTLTEATVENNFDLDCTREKQRAGFTLSTSKDTNILSEALKDVNSNIEDISCASCDSSGKENIPTEESTRSKGSLIEVDLSNLKAPDEGGEAESQGDSTYLTGEIDQKSGVSFFFKDGQKAEDELAKKRAAFLLKQQRKAEETRLRKLQFEAEAEQKRDEARRKAEEDRIRKEEEKARRELIKQEHLRRKHQQNLEEQGRGKPKPKPKQPRPISVHQEESYSNLERKCSSIPDNLSSAQSGSSLSLASATTTEPESVNSGGAPSKRVKSMETLPILSRNPSRNMERDWENTSAASSVASVAEYTGPKMFKEPCGKSNKSIIHNAISHCCLAGKVNEPHKNSILEELKKCDAKHYIILFRDAGCQFRALYCFYPETEEIHKLTGTGPKSITKKMIDKLYKYSSDRKQFNIIPAKTMSACVDALTIHNHLWQPKQPVVPKKTQTHK
- the CAMSAP1 gene encoding calmodulin-regulated spectrin-associated protein 1 isoform X1 codes for the protein MADVDACAGGDSTRRKMDALADSAAEIVPLELYDSARAKIAANLQWICAKAYGIDNIPDELKDPFYIDQYEEEHIKPPVIKLLLSSELYCRVCSLILKGDQVAALQGHQSVIQALSRKGIYVMESDDTPVSELDLSCAPIKMSPHMAMIDALMMAYTVEMISIEKVVESVKCFSTFSASKELPYDLEDAMIFWINKVNLKMREITEKEVKLKQHLLESPGHQKSPSKWYWKLVPVRYRRDHLSNRQLPFFPLLEDLMKDCSDGAALLAVIHYYCPEHMKLDEICLKEVTSIADSIYNIQLLREFSNEYLSKCFYLTLEDMLYAPLVLKPNMMVFIAELFWWFENVKPDFVQPRDLQEVKDAKTMLQQKSSRLPLPISNATKRSFMVNPAASSSADVQLPVQLPLESCNRYSLHPEEFEYLGKGNPAFSPSHPLLPLRQKQQKSLQGEDSSDQRHRSNSLTRVDGQPRESILAWPEKKQRPVSQPAPFALHYAASSDADPSSGDSISLARSISKDSLASNIVNITPKQQPQFVPVKSDGKSLLNNVEIEDEDEDEDEELIAVICPDATLNHGNLELQSVPARSPSQVATAWAQKSQSEASKSKTDSFFLEPLMPAVLRPAKEKQSINKEDECGEGKKRGFVSKRVSEGPMALIRKKANNNHADHTLGRTSSSELSAVAGSSMADPSVHSEVRGEPFHPQAISSLDTSSLEHSSTKAHEDLACSTNVGYMKSPNSRISDTSWTMIRQDSDSDILDMEEVEQDLVSDDHPIIAKYIGEEESAKLQEDMKVKEHEDKDDASGRSSPCLSTISQISSSSVTSGSARMTNFAERKLQRLNNYETKSSTSSSQKTTPDGSECCPALLTTWKQKREQSPNRQSKDNVNLLASELVQLHMQLEEKRRVIEAQKKKKEVLSARQRLKLGKAAFLGVVKKGKGTEVAQPLKPEHFTKEYSRHNGEGLDATLNSESEEWDEDTLDALEVPKVKAQETVAFVEQNNPKEPTIEKSKMISAALLEENIESAECDLPIEKLNEVIIALRQDVLKISRQQERLMKQPMASSLRGVSQDQKIKAPVHFVESLSPTDMSSLPKPPCLGQGRSPHSGRPSELKEGKERQQALMRIKTLTPSTDTLPHLRQFPSNNSSKTLTEATVENNFDLDCTREKQRAGFTLSTSKDTNILSEALKDVNSNIEDISCASCDSSGKENIPTEESTRSKGSLIEVDLSNLKAPDEGGEAESQGDSTYLTGEIDQKSGVSFFFKDGQKAEDELAKKRAAFLLKQQRKAEETRLRKLQFEAEAEQKRDEARRKAEEDRIRKEEEKARRELIKQEHLRRKHQQNLEEQGRGKPKPKPKQPRPISVHQEESYSNLERKCSSIPDNLSSAQSGSSLSLASATTTEPESVNSGGAPSKRVKSMETLPILSRNPSRNMERDWENTSAASSVASVAEYTGPKMFKEPCGKSNKSIIHNAISHCCLAGKVNEPHKNSILEELKKCDAKHYIILFRDAGCQFRALYCFYPETEEIHKLTGTGPKSITKKMIDKLYKYSSDRKQFNIIPAKTMSACVDALTIHNHLWQPKQPVVPKKTQTHK